DNA sequence from the Trichocoleus desertorum ATA4-8-CV12 genome:
TGAGATGGGTAGCGCGATCGCGAAAGGCAAATTCTAGCTCTAGGCTACCCTGCCACCCTGCACTCAAATTCAATTGCTTTCCAGTGGCAGCATCGGCAGTCATGCGGTGCTAAATCGAAACGGCTTAGCGAGAATCATACTGCGATTGGCAAGGATGTGGCTGATTGGGGTAAATGAATCGTCACTTCTGTGCCTACTCCAGGAGTAGAGATGACGTGAATTTGGCCTTGGTGTCGTTCCAAGATTTGATAAGCCACGGTCAACCCTAGACCTGTACCTTTACCCACAGGTTTGGTCGTGAAGAACGGGTCAAATAACTTTTCTTGAATTTCTGGAGGAATGCCAGGGCCGTTGTCGCGGATGCTCACCTGTACCTGATCCGCTGGCAGCATTTGCGTCTGAATCACAATTTGCTTATCTGGGCAGGGAGAGCTTTCTAGCGCATCGATCGCGTTGCTCAAGAGATTCATAAAAACTTGGTTGAGTTGCCGAGGATAGCACTCCACTGGCGGTAGCTGGCCGTATTGCTTGATCACTTGAATCGAGTCTAGGCCATGCGCTTCCTCATGGAGGCGATGCTGCAAGATTAGCAAGGTACTGTCAATGCCCTCATGCAGATTGGCTGGTTTCATCTCCGCTTCGTCCAGCCGCGAGAAGTTGCGTAATGACAGAATGATTTGGCGAATGCGATCGGCTCCTGTTCCCATCGAAGTGAGAATTTTGGGCAGATCTGTAGTGATGAAATCAAACTCGATCGCGTCTTTTTGTTGTTGGATTTCTGGATCGTGGTTATAGCGTTGGCTGTAGCGCTGTACCAGATCTAACAAATCGCGGCTGTAGCGGCTAATGTAGGGCAGATTGCCATAGATGAAGTTGATCGGGTTGTTGATTTCATGGGCGACTCCCGCCACCAACTGCCCCAAACTGGACATCTTCTCGGTTTGAATTAACTGGGCTTGGGCTTTTTGCAAGTTGTGTAAAGCGATGCTGAGTTGGTCAGCTTTAGCGGTGACTTCGGTATTCAGCCGCTGCAATTGGTCATGGGCTTGCTGCAACTGTTGATGTTGTTGTCGCACTTCCTCGGTGCGCTCTTGCACTCGCTCTTCTAGAGTGTGCCGCGCCAACTCCAACTCTTCGGTGCGCTCGGCGACCCGTTGCTCTAGGTCATCAATCAAGGCTTTGAGCGAGTTAGCCATTTCTTGGTACGAACTAGCGAGTTGACCAATCTCACCGCCTGCGGTCATGCCTGGAATGGGACTGCTTAAATCTCCGGCGGCTAGAGTTTGGCTGCGTCCCGCTAGTTGCTTGATCGGTTGGCTAATTTGTTTGGCCAGTAAATGAGCGATCGCAATGGAGAGCAACGTTGCCAACCCTAACCCAGCCCAAAGCAAGCGATTGAGGGCTATGAGAGCTTGGCTAAAGTAGCCAGAAACAATCTGAATTTTGGCGATCGCGATAGGCCGATTCCCTGACATTAGCGGCGCATAAACCGTGTTAAGTCCCGACTGAGGCTCGATGCGATAGATAGATTGGCCTTGACGGATATTCGGCAACACCTCGGTGGTGAAATGAGCGGCTTCCCAAGCATCTAGCTTCAGATCTCCATGACTCGCGACGACAGGCTCACCTTGAAGCGAGAACATCTTGAGCTTAGTCGTCGGTTGAGAAAACATCAGAAACTTCTGCAACCAAGCTGCATCTAGCACTTGCCCCACCACTAAAGTGCCTGGTGAAGCGCCTTTGCCATCACTTGTATAGATAGGAGCGACAGACAACATCAACACTTGACGCTGAGGTGTCAGCTTTTGAGCGGAATCTCCTTGAGCCTTAGGCGCTACATCGGTCTGAATTAAATCTTGAGTCGTTTTTCTGGTTTCAATTAAACGGCTGATGCGCTCTTGCACCGCAGCCAACTGTAGTTCTGCCCCCTGACTGCCCAAAACTTCCCCAGCTTGATTTGTGACTTTCACCGCATCTACGTCTGTGGAGAAAACCAATTGGTTACTGACTTCCTTAGCG
Encoded proteins:
- a CDS encoding HAMP domain-containing protein is translated as MSRGFLLTVGRQYSAIPLRKLLFSRFKQAEAKLVGGLRHLQPKILVFTFGASLVPVIFLVGAAWHFGHQPLKDLEKVRLNDQVQAFRGYTAASAKGLQDLAAGYAFWTDLYDAVQQRNRAWIAKEVSNQLVFSTDVDAVKVTNQAGEVLGSQGAELQLAAVQERISRLIETRKTTQDLIQTDVAPKAQGDSAQKLTPQRQVLMLSVAPIYTSDGKGASPGTLVVGQVLDAAWLQKFLMFSQPTTKLKMFSLQGEPVVASHGDLKLDAWEAAHFTTEVLPNIRQGQSIYRIEPQSGLNTVYAPLMSGNRPIAIAKIQIVSGYFSQALIALNRLLWAGLGLATLLSIAIAHLLAKQISQPIKQLAGRSQTLAAGDLSSPIPGMTAGGEIGQLASSYQEMANSLKALIDDLEQRVAERTEELELARHTLEERVQERTEEVRQQHQQLQQAHDQLQRLNTEVTAKADQLSIALHNLQKAQAQLIQTEKMSSLGQLVAGVAHEINNPINFIYGNLPYISRYSRDLLDLVQRYSQRYNHDPEIQQQKDAIEFDFITTDLPKILTSMGTGADRIRQIILSLRNFSRLDEAEMKPANLHEGIDSTLLILQHRLHEEAHGLDSIQVIKQYGQLPPVECYPRQLNQVFMNLLSNAIDALESSPCPDKQIVIQTQMLPADQVQVSIRDNGPGIPPEIQEKLFDPFFTTKPVGKGTGLGLTVAYQILERHQGQIHVISTPGVGTEVTIHLPQSATSLPIAV